Proteins found in one Hydrogenispora ethanolica genomic segment:
- a CDS encoding ABC transporter substrate-binding protein: MKKLWRFLFPMFVLFLCLQVVICYGKAGTVTIRVMDWSDSTKSIREEVFRDYMRKHPNIKIEYTQLTIDQYKNTILTAVKSNDTPDLFPVPPGIKLAATVADGWYQPMNRFLDKKFTNSFIDGTFIEGTTMIGGKIYSLPEWLTLPSTAVFYNKKLLKEAGLDPEKPPKTYSKFREYAKKITEAGKGKYYGIIEGGKQLNRWKSTAQDWSSLGGSGLNEYTPVSLATGKPTFDSKAVLDTFELFKSLAEDKSFHPYTMNISAPEARALFAQGQAGFIVQGSWCIAPWKKDNPNLQLGVMAPPLPDDGRKGSVALFTAGAWMGLSAKSKHPKEAMAVLKDLYRADAAGYQAKVVASGAFFSAVKGVNDKFLKDPDLMAYYKVFSEYGRFAPDPIIRNPEIAQVFAEIKEIHPNLAELLQGTVAGAIKDPARDLRELSQKSEAELIRAVDAAKTKGAKVKITDFKFANWDPMKDYVAKDYAKLK, from the coding sequence ATGAAGAAGTTGTGGCGTTTTTTATTTCCGATGTTCGTATTGTTCCTGTGCCTGCAAGTGGTGATCTGTTACGGCAAGGCCGGCACCGTCACCATCCGAGTGATGGACTGGAGTGACAGCACTAAGAGCATCCGCGAGGAAGTATTCCGGGATTACATGCGCAAGCATCCGAACATTAAAATCGAGTATACCCAGCTGACCATCGACCAATACAAAAATACCATCTTGACGGCGGTCAAATCCAACGATACGCCGGACCTGTTTCCGGTGCCGCCCGGGATCAAACTGGCCGCGACGGTAGCCGACGGCTGGTATCAACCGATGAATCGGTTCCTGGACAAGAAATTCACCAATAGCTTTATTGACGGGACCTTTATCGAAGGCACCACCATGATCGGCGGGAAGATTTACTCGCTGCCGGAGTGGCTGACCCTGCCCAGCACCGCGGTTTTCTATAACAAAAAGCTTTTGAAAGAGGCTGGCCTGGATCCGGAGAAACCGCCCAAGACGTATTCGAAATTCCGGGAGTATGCCAAGAAGATCACCGAAGCCGGCAAAGGAAAGTACTACGGAATCATCGAAGGCGGAAAACAGCTAAATCGCTGGAAATCAACGGCGCAAGACTGGTCATCGCTCGGCGGCAGTGGGCTGAATGAGTATACTCCGGTCAGCCTGGCGACAGGCAAGCCGACCTTTGATTCGAAGGCGGTTTTGGATACCTTCGAACTATTTAAAAGCCTGGCGGAGGACAAAAGCTTTCACCCCTATACCATGAATATCTCCGCCCCCGAAGCCAGGGCGCTCTTCGCTCAAGGCCAGGCGGGATTCATTGTCCAGGGTTCCTGGTGCATCGCGCCCTGGAAGAAAGACAATCCTAACCTGCAGTTGGGCGTCATGGCGCCGCCCCTCCCGGATGACGGCCGGAAGGGTTCGGTAGCGCTTTTCACCGCCGGCGCCTGGATGGGTCTGTCCGCCAAGTCCAAGCATCCCAAAGAAGCCATGGCAGTACTGAAAGATCTTTATCGGGCCGATGCCGCCGGATATCAGGCCAAAGTGGTCGCAAGCGGCGCTTTCTTCTCGGCGGTCAAAGGCGTGAATGACAAATTCTTAAAAGACCCCGATCTGATGGCCTATTACAAAGTATTCTCCGAATACGGCCGGTTCGCGCCCGACCCGATCATCCGGAATCCGGAGATCGCCCAGGTCTTTGCGGAGATTAAAGAGATCCACCCCAACCTGGCGGAATTGCTGCAGGGAACCGTGGCCGGTGCCATTAAGGATCCGGCTCGCGATCTACGGGAGCTTTCGCAGAAATCCGAAGCGGAACTGATCAGAGCAGTCGACGCGGCGAAGACCAAGGGCGCCAAGGTAAAAATCACCGATTTCAAATTCGCCAATTGGGACCCGATGAAGGACTACGTGGCGAAGGATTATGCCAAGCTGAAGTAA
- a CDS encoding sugar phosphate isomerase/epimerase family protein — protein MKLGCHAVLFRERIKTETEAIIRGLAETGFQGVEIGSRFFGTGEKQELLGLLGRYHLELSGMHVGGELRDWIDKEEAISAKVLAVAEFVKDTANPNVVLSGSRIAGPADLRAIAQNIEKVAGQCLRMGVRLNYHNHDWEFAAEAALFKALAANAPSLYFGLDLGWVWAGGFDPMAIVSEVVPRVAYVHLRDPKGPGKEFVNLGEGVFDFSKLMSGLKTVLPEDGWAVVEYEEGEPDFGRYARAKAFLDRVMETGL, from the coding sequence ATGAAACTTGGCTGCCATGCGGTGCTATTCAGAGAGCGGATCAAAACGGAGACGGAGGCGATCATCCGCGGCCTGGCGGAGACCGGTTTTCAAGGGGTCGAAATCGGCTCGCGTTTTTTCGGGACCGGCGAGAAACAAGAGCTGCTGGGTTTATTGGGGCGTTACCACCTGGAACTCTCCGGGATGCACGTCGGCGGAGAGTTGCGGGACTGGATCGACAAGGAGGAGGCGATCTCCGCCAAAGTCTTGGCGGTCGCCGAATTTGTCAAAGATACGGCCAACCCCAATGTGGTTTTATCCGGCAGCCGGATCGCAGGGCCGGCGGATCTCCGGGCCATAGCCCAAAATATTGAGAAAGTGGCGGGGCAGTGCCTGCGGATGGGCGTCCGGCTCAATTATCACAACCATGACTGGGAGTTCGCCGCGGAGGCGGCGCTCTTCAAAGCCCTGGCCGCCAACGCGCCGAGCCTTTATTTCGGCTTGGACCTCGGCTGGGTATGGGCCGGCGGTTTTGACCCCATGGCCATCGTCAGCGAAGTTGTGCCACGGGTTGCCTATGTTCACCTGCGGGATCCCAAGGGTCCGGGGAAAGAATTTGTCAATCTGGGCGAAGGGGTATTTGACTTCTCCAAGCTGATGTCCGGCTTAAAAACGGTTTTGCCGGAAGATGGCTGGGCGGTCGTCGAGTACGAGGAAGGCGAGCCGGACTT
- a CDS encoding carbohydrate ABC transporter permease: MTQSLFYKQHQRRINLWCWAFLAPTLVLYILFQGWPIIASWYYAMLDWSGMSSHINFVGLKNFQEVAADRYFWNAYLNSFKFTAGVVPLQLVSALLIALILNNVRLKGRNIYRTVFFLPVVTVASIVGIIMIFIWGPNGPVNGVLQSLQILKTPLNWLGDINLAMGTVIVIFTWKNMGTNMIYWLAGLQSVPQELYEAARVDGANSFNTFRFVTLPLIMPIGIVIALLNVVGSLKVFDIIKTMTEGGPFFATDVVATYIYRYAFSSELGLPRLGYASAAGIFFGLTIIVIAVLQALITKGLKRRQADFE, translated from the coding sequence ATGACACAATCGCTGTTTTATAAACAACACCAACGGCGGATTAACCTCTGGTGTTGGGCTTTCTTGGCTCCCACCCTGGTGCTGTACATCCTGTTTCAGGGGTGGCCGATCATTGCCAGCTGGTATTATGCCATGTTGGACTGGTCGGGAATGAGCAGCCATATCAATTTCGTGGGCCTCAAAAACTTTCAGGAAGTGGCGGCAGACCGGTATTTTTGGAACGCCTATCTTAATAGTTTCAAGTTTACCGCCGGAGTCGTGCCGTTACAGTTGGTTTCGGCATTGCTCATCGCGCTGATCCTCAATAATGTGCGGCTCAAAGGGAGGAACATTTACCGGACGGTATTTTTTCTGCCGGTCGTGACGGTGGCATCCATCGTCGGAATCATCATGATCTTCATCTGGGGCCCCAACGGACCCGTCAACGGTGTCTTGCAGTCGTTGCAAATCCTTAAAACTCCCCTGAACTGGCTGGGCGATATCAATTTGGCCATGGGAACGGTGATCGTCATTTTCACCTGGAAAAACATGGGCACCAACATGATCTATTGGCTGGCCGGCTTGCAGAGCGTGCCGCAAGAGCTCTATGAGGCCGCCAGGGTGGACGGGGCCAATAGTTTTAATACCTTCCGTTTTGTGACGTTGCCCCTGATTATGCCGATCGGAATTGTGATCGCCCTGCTGAATGTGGTGGGTTCCCTCAAGGTGTTCGATATCATCAAGACCATGACCGAAGGCGGACCATTTTTTGCAACCGACGTGGTGGCGACCTATATCTACCGTTACGCTTTCTCCAGTGAGCTGGGGTTGCCGAGACTGGGCTACGCGTCAGCCGCAGGAATCTTTTTCGGGTTGACGATCATTGTGATCGCGGTCCTTCAGGCATTGATCACCAAAGGACTCAAACGGAGGCAGGCTGATTTCGAGTGA
- a CDS encoding carbohydrate ABC transporter permease, with protein sequence MNSSPVAKGKKHFGMMIVHILLIVAGFVWVYPFLWMLAASFKTSEEFFSKGLSLIPASFNLANFIRAWNAAKFSQCFANTLVITASVVAIVLIVSAMAGYVVGRYSFKGKNMVMGIFVASMFIPLGFTIIPIFEIIKMMGLLNTRLGIILAESGGSHIVFILLFAAFFKQIPNELEEAAWLDGCGFFRNFVQIMLPLSKPVIGSVIIMQFIWTWNSFFLPLVLSLSNSKLWTLAVGLYALKGEYVVDWTGIAAGGSIALVPIIIVFLFLQRYFVEGIAGAVKS encoded by the coding sequence ATGAATTCTAGCCCGGTGGCTAAAGGGAAAAAGCATTTTGGCATGATGATCGTTCACATTTTACTGATCGTTGCCGGTTTTGTATGGGTTTACCCCTTTTTATGGATGCTGGCGGCTTCCTTTAAAACTTCGGAAGAGTTTTTTTCCAAAGGGCTCAGCCTGATTCCGGCCTCCTTCAATTTGGCCAACTTCATCAGGGCCTGGAATGCGGCTAAGTTCAGCCAGTGCTTCGCCAATACCCTGGTGATCACCGCCAGCGTGGTGGCGATCGTCCTGATCGTGAGCGCCATGGCCGGTTATGTCGTGGGCCGCTACTCGTTCAAGGGAAAGAACATGGTGATGGGGATCTTCGTGGCCAGCATGTTCATACCCCTGGGATTTACGATTATTCCGATCTTTGAGATCATCAAGATGATGGGCCTGCTCAATACGCGGCTGGGCATCATCCTCGCCGAATCCGGCGGTTCCCACATCGTATTTATCCTGCTCTTTGCGGCGTTTTTCAAACAGATACCCAATGAGCTGGAGGAGGCGGCCTGGCTCGACGGCTGCGGTTTCTTCCGCAATTTCGTCCAGATCATGCTTCCGCTCTCGAAACCGGTGATCGGCAGCGTAATCATCATGCAGTTCATCTGGACCTGGAATTCGTTTTTCCTGCCCCTGGTCCTCAGCCTCAGCAATTCAAAGCTCTGGACGCTGGCGGTGGGCCTGTACGCCCTGAAAGGCGAGTATGTGGTGGATTGGACCGGGATCGCGGCGGGCGGATCCATCGCGCTGGTCCCGATCATTATCGTATTCCTTTTCCTGCAGCGGTATTTCGTCGAAGGAATCGCCGGTGCGGTAAAATCGTGA
- a CDS encoding sugar phosphate isomerase/epimerase family protein, whose translation MKVGLLTNSLAWAGMKELREIAAWAAAHGFADLEVGPSIPLDERVFNEVLEEGGIGISALIYCRNFLSENPQEAAEHQRNLKERLVFAHQVGIQKVVCSTGVTPASFNGMRFDPEKSVAAVAEFLQGLADLAEAQQVKICIENCPMMGNIAISPYMWEILFDKVRSDYLGLAFDPSHMVWQFMSPYENIIKFREKIFHVHGKDTEVLYDNLNRVGILHNITTEGHFYPQQWWRHRLPGLGDLDWNKIVANLDEIGYTGVISIEHEDPVWEGTLEKVQQGLLKAKNHIESFL comes from the coding sequence ATGAAAGTCGGGCTTTTAACCAACAGTCTCGCTTGGGCGGGCATGAAGGAACTGCGGGAGATCGCCGCCTGGGCGGCGGCCCACGGCTTTGCCGATCTTGAGGTGGGACCGAGCATTCCCCTGGACGAGCGGGTATTTAATGAAGTTTTGGAAGAAGGGGGGATCGGCATCTCGGCCCTGATCTACTGCCGCAACTTCTTAAGCGAGAATCCGCAGGAAGCTGCGGAGCATCAGCGCAATTTGAAGGAAAGGCTCGTCTTCGCCCATCAAGTGGGCATTCAAAAGGTGGTCTGTTCCACCGGGGTCACCCCGGCATCCTTTAACGGCATGCGGTTTGACCCGGAAAAAAGCGTCGCGGCCGTGGCCGAGTTCTTGCAGGGCCTCGCCGATTTGGCCGAGGCGCAGCAGGTGAAGATCTGTATTGAAAACTGTCCGATGATGGGGAACATCGCAATATCGCCTTATATGTGGGAGATTCTTTTTGACAAGGTCCGTTCGGATTATCTGGGATTGGCCTTCGATCCGTCGCACATGGTCTGGCAATTCATGAGCCCCTATGAGAACATCATCAAGTTCCGGGAGAAGATCTTCCACGTTCACGGCAAGGATACCGAGGTGCTCTACGACAACTTGAACCGGGTCGGCATCCTGCATAACATCACGACCGAGGGCCACTTTTATCCCCAGCAATGGTGGCGGCACCGCCTGCCCGGACTGGGCGATCTCGACTGGAACAAAATCGTGGCCAACCTGGATGAGATCGGCTACACCGGCGTCATCAGCATCGAACACGAAGATCCGGTATGGGAAGGGACGCTGGAAAAGGTCCAACAGGGTTTGCTGAAAGCGAAGAACCATATTGAGAGTTTTTTATAA
- a CDS encoding sensor histidine kinase has protein sequence MYYLSLLFIAFTLMVVYKNPKSRTSWFICLVILGWFCSPYGFVLYLDKNNIYSLFINRYFNLPYSWWNQIALMNVAQVNLIRVMNFGILLFVYAFACYAIAFTCAGHDRKNLKRYMLLLLVPILEMVIYDPVAYKKIYLLLIAGDPPLLSFHQFDTVIKVVYDVTRFVNIGYLLGAVALLVNYLNHRTHIPFVRNYTAFVLLGFIPVITLFLLTFFWAPKELMAVSALADYVSFNVVDLSEKDWLFLILRYFGFIAFPIIIYATWKLSAVEAYYRKQESHITKSINIAHLGARVFSHALKNQLISIQGEAEYLQSKLQGQEDLLESAQTILSTCDQVIERLNELYDRFKSIDVDLRPAGLITPVSEAVQSFQRTLPPRIAFDYAFPEVNPAVFLDCKHLKEAITVILNNALDAIGQGEGSITVRITNHDNWSVIAIADTGVGMTPEQQKHVFEPFYTTKSSSRNWGIGLSYVHKIILAHHGKIFVESAPGQGSTFTIILPVIV, from the coding sequence TTGTATTATTTATCGTTGCTGTTTATCGCCTTCACGTTAATGGTCGTCTATAAGAATCCCAAGAGCCGGACTTCGTGGTTTATCTGTCTGGTGATCCTGGGCTGGTTCTGTTCGCCTTACGGCTTCGTCCTGTATCTGGACAAAAACAATATCTATTCCCTCTTCATCAACCGCTACTTCAATCTTCCGTATAGTTGGTGGAATCAGATCGCCCTGATGAATGTGGCCCAGGTGAACCTGATCCGGGTGATGAACTTCGGGATCCTGTTGTTTGTCTACGCCTTCGCCTGTTATGCCATTGCCTTCACCTGCGCCGGCCACGATCGGAAAAACCTCAAGCGCTACATGTTGCTGCTCCTCGTCCCAATACTTGAAATGGTTATTTACGACCCGGTCGCCTATAAAAAGATCTATCTGCTGTTAATCGCGGGAGATCCGCCGTTGCTTTCCTTTCACCAGTTTGATACGGTTATTAAAGTCGTGTATGATGTAACGCGCTTTGTCAATATCGGCTATCTGCTCGGGGCGGTCGCGCTGTTGGTCAATTACTTAAACCACCGGACCCATATACCGTTTGTCCGGAATTATACCGCTTTTGTCCTGTTAGGTTTCATTCCGGTCATCACCCTTTTTCTGCTCACTTTCTTCTGGGCGCCCAAGGAACTGATGGCCGTCTCGGCGCTGGCCGATTACGTCAGCTTCAATGTGGTCGATCTGTCGGAAAAGGACTGGCTGTTTTTGATCCTGCGCTATTTCGGCTTTATCGCTTTTCCCATCATCATCTACGCCACCTGGAAACTCAGCGCCGTGGAGGCCTACTACCGGAAGCAGGAGAGCCATATCACCAAGAGCATCAACATCGCCCATCTCGGCGCCAGGGTTTTCAGCCATGCCCTGAAAAACCAGCTCATCTCCATTCAAGGCGAGGCCGAGTATTTGCAGAGCAAGCTGCAGGGCCAGGAAGATCTGCTGGAGAGCGCCCAAACCATCCTGTCCACCTGCGACCAGGTGATCGAACGCCTGAACGAACTGTACGACCGGTTCAAGAGCATCGATGTGGATCTCCGGCCGGCCGGGCTCATCACTCCCGTAAGTGAGGCGGTGCAAAGTTTCCAGAGAACGCTCCCGCCCCGGATCGCGTTCGACTATGCCTTCCCGGAGGTGAACCCCGCGGTTTTCCTGGATTGCAAGCATTTGAAAGAAGCCATCACCGTCATTTTGAATAACGCCCTGGATGCCATCGGCCAAGGGGAAGGCTCGATAACCGTCCGCATCACGAACCATGACAATTGGAGCGTGATCGCGATCGCCGACACCGGAGTGGGAATGACTCCCGAGCAACAGAAGCATGTCTTCGAACCGTTTTATACCACCAAATCCTCCTCCAGAAACTGGGGCATCGGCCTCTCCTATGTGCACAAGATCATCCTGGCGCACCATGGGAAGATCTTTGTCGAGAGCGCGCCGGGGCAGGGCAGCACGTTTACGATCATCCTCCCGGTGATCGTCTGA
- a CDS encoding Gfo/Idh/MocA family protein: MKKVRVGIIGTGYTIGIANQHVAAYRANGRAELTAIYDILPGRAAEWAAQKGITGVTICESIEQLFGLVDAVSLCTPNCTHVDLAIKAMEAGKHLICEKPYALSYEEGKRAVECAKAHPGVVALIGFNYREIPAIKYMKQIIDAGTIGQVYSCRQELGGARIADPTAVKLEWRMQEKLSGSGALADFGCHMLDLADYLLSDTQGKICEVQAMRSTMIRERTVIGDENRKAAVTNDDIAVFNGRMPSGTLLSFLSCRIGMPRQMMEIVGEGGMLIFNGNPNEVEVWLKEKNGGYDGSKRQIVPVPDECKGEEGHKGLVNEFIDAILDGKPAVRNLERGLYIQYILDMLQKSADEAMTVKL; the protein is encoded by the coding sequence ATGAAAAAGGTAAGAGTGGGAATTATCGGCACCGGCTATACCATCGGCATCGCCAACCAGCATGTCGCGGCCTATCGTGCCAACGGGCGCGCCGAGTTGACGGCCATCTACGATATCCTGCCGGGCCGGGCGGCCGAATGGGCGGCCCAAAAAGGGATTACCGGCGTAACCATCTGCGAAAGCATCGAGCAACTTTTCGGTCTGGTCGACGCGGTCAGTCTTTGTACGCCCAACTGCACCCATGTCGATCTGGCGATCAAGGCCATGGAGGCGGGCAAACACCTCATCTGCGAGAAACCGTACGCGCTGAGCTACGAAGAGGGAAAGAGGGCGGTCGAATGCGCCAAAGCCCATCCCGGCGTGGTGGCCCTGATCGGCTTTAACTACCGGGAGATCCCGGCCATCAAGTACATGAAGCAGATCATCGACGCGGGCACGATCGGCCAAGTCTATTCGTGCCGGCAGGAATTGGGCGGCGCAAGGATTGCCGATCCCACCGCGGTGAAGTTGGAATGGCGGATGCAGGAGAAACTTTCGGGCAGCGGCGCCCTGGCCGATTTCGGCTGCCATATGCTGGACCTGGCGGACTACCTGTTAAGCGATACCCAGGGGAAGATCTGCGAGGTGCAGGCGATGCGCAGCACCATGATCCGGGAACGGACCGTGATCGGGGACGAAAACCGCAAGGCGGCGGTCACCAATGACGACATCGCCGTCTTCAACGGCCGGATGCCCAGCGGCACCTTGCTTTCGTTTTTATCCTGCCGCATCGGCATGCCGCGGCAGATGATGGAGATCGTCGGCGAAGGCGGTATGTTGATCTTTAACGGCAATCCCAACGAAGTTGAGGTATGGCTCAAAGAAAAGAACGGCGGCTATGACGGGAGCAAGCGCCAAATCGTCCCGGTCCCCGATGAGTGCAAGGGCGAAGAAGGCCACAAGGGGCTGGTCAACGAGTTCATCGACGCTATTCTGGACGGGAAACCCGCTGTTCGCAACCTGGAAAGAGGTCTATATATCCAGTATATCCTGGATATGTTGCAGAAATCGGCCGATGAGGCCATGACCGTGAAACTGTAG